One genomic segment of Drosophila willistoni isolate 14030-0811.24 chromosome 2R unlocalized genomic scaffold, UCI_dwil_1.1 Seg200, whole genome shotgun sequence includes these proteins:
- the LOC6643549 gene encoding uncharacterized protein LOC6643549 — translation MDTEAQMKKSAAAGSSGGQDEVDFTSGFETQYQKEYSSIRPNIYIPPPDKNFAWYRNCSTIGMVLFLATTFLIGSILLLIQITNASALLILIIICVYVAIAVMMIWLEVQSIKVR, via the coding sequence ATGGACACGGAGGCGCAGATGAAAAAATCAGCAGCAGCTGGATCGTCTGGTGGCCAAGATGAAGTTGATTTTACCAGCGGTTTTGAGACACAATATCAAAAGGAATATAGCAGTATAAGGCCAAACATTTATATCCCACCGCCGGATAAGAATTTTGCATGGTATCGCAATTGCTCAACCATTGGAATGGTCCTATTTCTGGCCACAACATTTCTAATTGGCAGCATTTTACTTCTAATACAAATCACAAATGCCAGTGCCTTGTTAATATTGATTATTATCTGTGTCTATGTGGCAATTGCCGTAATGATGATTTGGTTAGAAGTGCAGAGCATTAAAGTGAGGTGA
- the LOC26530311 gene encoding protein regulator of cytokinesis 1, producing MNNTVKSTILQETSAYIDLLQSIWNQMFEPTTCNEYLLRLKDHVILFFNDLINESEQKEQKIIDEISRLSNIADDLNRQLNRDVVIDERPVDMPLTMWQLNLDNSVENLRKDLNERRAEIFGLLLQQKQLCAELGEQPRPLSADPIATDDDLLAFRKHLEKMSVQRELLLNEIGQLRKQIQQDMKTLDLLPSNENENHLLNAINHDVIPETLDSLKKLHEMYKTQVDQMKNEIDVMFEKVQTLWLCLGEKVIDSFGRRQVEECKSKYNQRTFDILLEELQRCQNLRIQNLPSYIENLRVEFSKWCDVTLKSDQERQRFNIFHNDSNNKDFLEVCELELEDVMNFYRKTKTIFDLFERRVTLWTRMEALETKANEPGRFNNRGGQLLKEERERKAIGIKLSKIEAEITKLVQDYEQRENVPFLVYGKNILERFAEDWETKKKNRPESVSKIQPTSKTARMPTSMRMPSRSTISLKKISTKAKLVTGSTGQLLSSGSSSDSVNDAATVKTKRSNLLAKNTWKTKENAVLKFQASSDEDSCKYFRNENCGSRCVGNYKDLNQHLDQRTFRTPLSLRQPKAKPSRPFENGDQKRCHRNPAESRGLPTWRP from the coding sequence atgaacaACACAGTTAAATCGACTATTCTTCAAGAGACCTCCGCATATATCGATCTCTTGCAGTCAATTTGGAATCAAATGTTTGAGCCTACAACATGCAATGAATATCTCTTACGTCTTAAGGATCATGTTATCTTATTTTTTAACGATCTAATTAATGAATCGGAGCAGAAGGAGCAAAAGATTATCGACGAAATATCGAGATTGAGCAATATCGCCGATGACCTCAATCGTCAATTAAATCGAGATGTTGTCATAGATGAGCGGCCCGTGGATATGCCCCTAACAATGTGGCAACTGAATCTGGACAATAGCGTCGAAAATCTCAGAAAGGACTTAAACGAACGTCGGGCCGAGATTTTCGGGTTGCTATTGCAACAGAAGCAGCTGTGCGCAGAATTGGGTGAACAGCCCCGGCCCTTATCGGCGGATCCGATTGCTACTGACGACGATTTATTGGCATTTCGTAAGCATTTGGAAAAAATGTCCGTCCAACGTGAATTGCTTCTCAACGAGATTGGCCAGTTGCGGAAGCAAATTCAACAGGATATGAAGACGTTAGATCTCTTGCCCAGtaacgaaaatgaaaatcatttATTAAATGCAATCAATCATGATGTAATACCAGAGACATTGGACAGTCTGAAGAAACTGCATGAAATGTATAAGACTCAGGTGGatcaaatgaaaaatgaaattgatgtgATGTTCGAGAAAGTACAAACGCTATGGCTTTGTCTGGGCGAGAAAGTGATTGATTCATTTGGTAGGCGACAAGTAGAAGAGTGCAAATCAAAGTACAATCAGCGCACATTTGATATACTTCTAGAGGAGTTGCAACGCTGTCAGAACTTAAGAATTCAGAATCTCCCAAGTTATATAGAGAATCTGCGTGTTGAGTTCTCCAAGTGGTGCGATGTCACCTTGAAAAGCGATCAGGAGCGCCAGCGTTTCAACATTTTCCACAACGATTCTAACAATAAAGATTTTCTCGAGGTCTGTGAACTGGAACTAGAAGACGTTATGAATTTCTACAGGAAAACTAAAACCATCTTTGACTTGTTTGAGCGTCGCGTAACTCTCTGGACTCGTATGGAGGCTTTGGAGACCAAAGCCAATGAGCCGGGACGCTTTAACAATCGTGGAGGTCAACTACTCAAAGAAGAGCGTGAACGCAAAGCCATTGGCATTAAGTTAAGCAAGATTGAGGCGGAAATAACCAAACTAGTGCAGGATTATGAGCAACGAGAGAATGTTCCATTTTTGGTCTATGGCAAGAATATATTGGAGCGATTCGCAGAGGATTGGGAAACTAAAAAGAAGAATCGTCCCGAATCTGTAAGCAAAATACAACCCACATCCAAAACTGCCCGAATGCCTACTTCAATGCGAATGCCGTCCAGATCAACTATTTCTTTGAAAAAGATTTCAACCAAGGCTAAATTGGTTACTGGTAGCACTGGCCAACTCTTGTCCAGTGGATCCTCTTCCGACTCGGTCAATGATGCAGCAACTGTCAAAACAAAACGATCAAATCTGTTAGCCAAAAACACttggaaaacaaaagaaaatgccGTACTTAAATTTCAGGCATCCAGTGACGAAGATAGCTGCAAGTATTTTCGAAATGAGAATTGTGGTTCTCGTTGTGTTGGTAATTATAAGGATCTGAATCAACATTTGGACCAACGAACCTTTAGAACCCCGCTAAGCTTGCGTCAGCCCAAAGCAAAGCCTTCAAGACCATTTGAGAATGGTGACCAGAAACGTTGCCATCGTAATCCAGCCGAGTCGCGCGGACTTCCCACATGGCGACCTTAG